From the Lolium rigidum isolate FL_2022 chromosome 2, APGP_CSIRO_Lrig_0.1, whole genome shotgun sequence genome, one window contains:
- the LOC124686789 gene encoding major pollen allergen Lol p 5b — MAVQKHTVALFLAVALVAGPAASYAADAGYAPATPATPAAPATAATPATPATPATPAAVPSGKATTEEQKLIEKINAGFKAAVAAAAVVPPADKYKTFVETFGTATNKAFVEGLASGYADQSKNQLTSKLDAALKLAYEAAQGATPEAKYDAYVATLTEALRVIAGTLEVHAVKPAAEEVKVGAIPAAEVQLIDKVDAAYRTAATAANAAPANDKFTVFENTFNNAIKVSLGAAYDSYKFIPTLVAAVKQAYAAKQATAPEVKYTVSETALKKAVTAMSEAEKEATPAAAATATPTPAAATATATPAAAYATATPAAATATATPAAATATPAAAGGYKV; from the coding sequence ATGGCGGTGCAGAAGCACACGGTGGCGCTTTTCCTCGCCGTGGCCCTGGTGGCGGGCCCGGCCGCCTCCTACGCTGCGGATGCTGGCTATGCCCCGGCCACCCCGGCTACTCCCGCGGCCCCGGCTACTGCCGCCACCCCCGCCACCCCGGCAACCCCGGCTACTCCCGCAGCGGTGCCATCAGGGAAGGCGACGACCGAGGAGCAGAAGCTGATCGAGAAGATCAACGCCGGCTTCAAGGCGGCCGTggcagccgccgccgtcgtcccaCCAGCTGACAAGTACAAGACGTTCGTCGAAACCTTCGGCACGGCCACCAACAAGGCCTTCGTTGAGGGCCTCGCGTCCGGCTACGCCGATCAAAGCAAGAACCAGCTcacctccaagctcgacgccgccTTAAAGCTCGCTTACGAGGCTGCCCAGGGCGCCACTCCCGAGGCCAAGTACGATGCCTACGTCGCCACCCTcaccgaggcgctccgcgtcatcGCCGGCACCCTCGAGGTCCACGCCGTAAAGCCCGCCGCCGAGGAGGTCAAGGTCGGCGCCATCCCCGCCGCCGAGGTGCAGCTCATCGACAAGGTCGACGCCGCGTACAGGACCGCCGCCACTGCCGCCAACGCCGCCCCCGCCAACGACAAGTTCACCGTCTTCGAGAACACCTTTAACAATGCCATCAAGGTGAGCCTGGGCGCCGCCTACGACAGCTACAAGTTCATCCCCACCCTTGTGGCCGCCGTCAAGCAGGCCTACGCCGCCAAGCAGGCCACCGCGCCGGAGGTCAAGTACACTGTCTCTGAGACCGCGCTGAAAAAGGCCGTCACTGCAATGTCAGAGGCCGAGAAGGAGGCCACGCCCGCCGCGGCTGCCACCGCCACCCCAACACCCGCGGCTGCCACCGCCACCGCAACCCCCGCCGCTGCCTACGCCACCGCTACCCCCGCCGCTGCCACCGCCACCGCAACCCCCGCCGCTGCCACCGCAACCCCCGCCGCTGCTGGTGGCTACAAAGTCTGA